GAGGCTGCCCGTGCAGGCCAGCCACTCGGCCTCGGCGGCGGCCTTGACGGTGGCCGCGGTCACGGCCTCGATCTCCTCGGCGCTGAGCCGCGGGCCGGGCTCGTTGAGCTTGGTCACGGTGCCGTCGGGCTCGACCACGCTCACGTTGGCCCGGACCGACCCGGCGATGGGGACGACCACCACCGGGACGTCGAGCGGGGCGAGCAGGGCGGCCAGCTGCTCGCCCTCCCAGCCGCCGGCCGGGAGCACGGCCGTGGTCTCGCGGCCGTTGGCGGCCAGGGCCCGCGACACGTTGACGCCCTTGCCGCCGGGGTCGACCCGGGTGGCCCGGGCCCGCAGCACCGCCCCCCGGTGCAGGGCGTCGACCTCGATGGTCCGGTCGACGCTCGGGTTCGGGGTGAGGGTCACGATCATGCGCGCACCACCGTGGGTCCGGCCGCCTCCAGCCGGGCGGCGACATCGGCGTCCAGTCCGGAGTCGGTGATGAGGATAGCCACCTCACGCAGGTCTCCAAACCTGGCGAAATGGGTTGCTCCCACCTTGGTGTGGTCGGCCAGCACGACCACCCGCCGGGCGGCGGCCAGCATGGCCCGCTTGACGGCCGCCTCGTCCGGGTCGGGGGTGGTCAGGCCGCGCTCGGGTGTGATGCCGTTGGTGCCGAGGAAGGCCACGTCGACGAAGGTGTCGCCGAGCACCCGCACGGCCCCCTCCCCGACCGCCGCCTGGGTGCGGCCGCGGACCCGGCCGCCGGTCATGAGCACGGTCAGGCCGGGGCGGACCGACAGGCCGATGGCGATCGGCAGGCTGTTGGTGACCACCGTCAGGTCGCGGGTGGCCGGGAGGATCTCGGCCAGGCGGGCGGTGGTGGTGCCGGCGTCGAGCAGGATCGAGCCCTCGACCGGGAGCTCGGAGAGGGCCGCCTTGGCGATCCGCTCCTTCTCGGCCCGCCGGACCGCGTCCCGGGCGGCCAGCCCGGGCTCGAAGCCGAGCCGCTCGACCGGCATGGCCCCGCCGTGCACCCGCCGGAGGACGCCCTGGCGCTCCAGTGCCGACAGATCGCGGCGCACCGTCTCGGGGGTGACGGCCAGCTCGGCGGCCAGCTCGGCCACGTCGACCCGTCCGGCCTGGCGGGCCTGTTCGACGATGCGCTGCTGGCGCTGTTCGGCGAACACTGTGGTCTCCTGTCCGTTTGTTTTTTGTTTTTCTTTGTATAAGCCCGTTCATGTCCGTTGTCAAGGCCAAGCTTGGACGATAGGCGGAACCGAGCAAAGCTGCGCCGTCGATCAGCCCCAGACCCAGAGGCCGACCCCGGCGGCCACGCCGGCCACCACCAGGGCCTCGGGCCAGCTCCTGGTCCGGAAGGCCAGGGCGCCGAGGAACACGGCCCGGCGGCGCCGGAACGGCCACCACAGCGGCACCCCGGCGACGGTCAGCCCGTCGGCCAGCACGTGCGACAGCGACCCGGCCAGCACGGCCAGGGCGAGCAGGGGCCCGGCCGTCTCCCCGTTGAGGGCCAGGTTGGCGGCGTGGACGGCCGCGGCCAGGGCCAGGCACCAGACCAGCGAGTGGGTCGGCCCGCGGTGCCCGGGGGTGAGCCGGTGCCACCAGCGGGGCAGGAGCCGGCCGACGGCGGCGTGGGGATGGTCGATGTCGGGCAGCAGCCCGGCCAGCCCGGCCACGATCCCCCCGGCCAGC
The DNA window shown above is from Actinomycetota bacterium and carries:
- a CDS encoding DeoR/GlpR family DNA-binding transcription regulator; protein product: MFAEQRQQRIVEQARQAGRVDVAELAAELAVTPETVRRDLSALERQGVLRRVHGGAMPVERLGFEPGLAARDAVRRAEKERIAKAALSELPVEGSILLDAGTTTARLAEILPATRDLTVVTNSLPIAIGLSVRPGLTVLMTGGRVRGRTQAAVGEGAVRVLGDTFVDVAFLGTNGITPERGLTTPDPDEAAVKRAMLAAARRVVVLADHTKVGATHFARFGDLREVAILITDSGLDADVAARLEAAGPTVVRA
- a CDS encoding metal-dependent hydrolase; translated protein: MMKRSHALLGAAAGVAVAHATGAPLLAGGIVAGLAGLLPDIDHPHAAVGRLLPRWWHRLTPGHRGPTHSLVWCLALAAAVHAANLALNGETAGPLLALAVLAGSLSHVLADGLTVAGVPLWWPFRRRRAVFLGALAFRTRSWPEALVVAGVAAGVGLWVWG